From a region of the Methanomassiliicoccales archaeon genome:
- a CDS encoding LSM domain-containing protein, producing the protein MTGLRDTMVMPLALLEKSMNKKISLLLKDNRILEGRLAGYDDYMNMVLEDTEERTADQTRRLGTVILRGNNVVSIAPL; encoded by the coding sequence ATGACTGGATTAAGGGATACTATGGTAATGCCGCTTGCGCTGTTAGAGAAGTCAATGAACAAGAAAATATCACTCTTGTTGAAGGACAACAGGATATTGGAAGGAAGACTCGCGGGATATGATGATTATATGAATATGGTTCTCGAAGACACCGAAGAGCGCACAGCTGATCAGACACGGCGCTTGGGCACTGTTATACTAAGGGGAAACAACGTCGTCAGCATCGCTCCGCTGTGA